A region from the Simiduia sp. 21SJ11W-1 genome encodes:
- a CDS encoding DUF6763 family protein produces MLTPHTGQWYNNRETNQYFEVVALDPDHATIEIQYADGSLDEIDAELWPELTLAAAAPPEDPTSAYETGPGLKSQCGIDGEHPIEPLDIEKLEAQPFTGTEADD; encoded by the coding sequence ATGCTCACACCACACACCGGGCAGTGGTACAACAACCGCGAAACCAACCAGTATTTTGAAGTTGTTGCCCTGGATCCCGATCACGCCACTATTGAAATCCAATACGCCGATGGCTCGCTAGATGAAATAGATGCCGAGCTTTGGCCAGAACTCACGCTCGCAGCCGCTGCCCCGCCAGAAGACCCAACATCAGCCTATGAAACCGGGCCTGGCTTAAAAAGCCAATGCGGCATAGATGGCGAGCACCCAATCGAGCCGCTGGACATTGAAAAGTTAGAGGCACAACCCTTTACCGGCACCGAGGCCGACGACTAG
- the mfd gene encoding transcription-repair coupling factor: MNISSALKALTPDLSDTAKFNQRWGLLPGAANALAIALGAAKHKGLTLVITPDSATAQQLQDELSFFAGNTTPVMALPDWETLPYDTFSPHQDIISERMRALYQLPTAKQGILVAPVTTLLYRLAPVSFVTGNTLILKTGQQFDLNEQARLLEATGYRRVDTVFEHGEFAIRGALMDIYPSGSERPLRIDLFDDEIESLRTFDPETQRTETQIDSVELLPAREFPLTKTAISEFRLRWHERFDVDHKACPMYCDICDGLAPSGIEYYLPLFFDECASLFDYLPAHTRVITFDSLTPLAERFWSEVNSRYESRRVDPERPLLAPKEIFLPVAEAFAALAKLPRTDLAGDTLALPAEVLPSVPVDAKAETPLAALKAFIDTQPEKILFSVESAGRREVLLELLRGIKVTPEHFDNWHAFVESDAALGICIAPLDQGLYLQQPRLAIITESALFGERIQQRRRRKTATDNDQAIKNLTELHIGAPVVHIDHGVGRYRGLTTIELDGQAQEFLELHYANDAKLYVPVASLHLISRYSGTEESLAPLHKLGSENWSKAKRKAAEKVRDTAAELLDIYARRAARKGFAFKDPGQAYAAFSASFPFEETPDQEQAIAAVRKDMLATTPMDRLVCGDVGFGKTEVAMRAAFIAVQSGKQVAMLVPTTLLAQQHYESFKDRFADWPVNIEVVSRFKSGKEIEAIANKLKDGKVDIIVGTHKLLQPDFNYRELGLLIIDEEHRFGVRQKDALKSIRSEVDILTLTATPIPRTLNMSMAGIRDLSIIATPPNKRLSIKTFVRVRDDALVKEAILRELLRGGQVYFLHNEVKTIEKAARELQALVPEARIGIGHGQMRERDLEKVMSDFYHKRFNLLVATTIIETGIDVPNANTIIIERADKFGLAQLHQLRGRVGRSHHQAYAYLMTPNPKTLTSDAIKRLEAIAEADTLGAGFTLATHDMEIRGTGELLGDEQSGQIAAVGFSMYMDMLNRAVKAIQAGKEPDLDAPLGSAIEINLRIPALIPDDYLPDVHSRLIMYKRIANAADANDLKELQVEMIDRFGLLPDPLKNLFRITQLKLTAEALGVEKLDAGASAGRIDFSKEPKVDPMAIIQMVQTQPQKYQLAGASSLKFMHDMEHPEARLGAVEQLLESLAQAH, encoded by the coding sequence ATGAATATCTCAAGCGCGCTCAAAGCCCTTACCCCTGACTTATCAGACACCGCCAAATTCAATCAACGCTGGGGCCTGTTACCCGGTGCCGCCAACGCCCTGGCCATTGCCCTGGGTGCGGCCAAGCACAAGGGGCTGACCCTCGTTATCACGCCAGATTCTGCCACCGCGCAGCAGCTGCAGGATGAGCTCAGTTTTTTTGCGGGCAATACAACCCCGGTGATGGCATTGCCCGATTGGGAAACCCTGCCCTACGACACTTTCAGCCCACACCAGGACATCATCTCAGAGCGCATGCGCGCGCTCTATCAGCTGCCCACCGCCAAGCAAGGCATTCTGGTGGCACCGGTGACCACCCTTTTGTACCGGCTTGCGCCCGTGTCTTTTGTTACCGGCAACACCTTGATTTTAAAAACCGGCCAACAATTTGATTTGAACGAACAGGCCCGCCTGCTTGAAGCCACCGGTTACCGGCGCGTAGATACCGTCTTTGAACACGGCGAGTTTGCCATTCGCGGGGCGCTGATGGACATCTACCCCTCCGGCAGTGAGCGCCCGCTGCGCATCGATTTATTTGACGATGAAATTGAAAGCCTGCGCACCTTCGACCCGGAAACCCAGCGCACTGAAACGCAAATCGACTCGGTAGAGCTGCTGCCTGCACGAGAATTTCCGCTGACAAAAACCGCCATTAGCGAATTCCGTTTGCGCTGGCATGAACGCTTTGACGTGGATCACAAAGCCTGCCCCATGTACTGCGACATTTGCGATGGGCTGGCACCTTCGGGCATCGAGTACTATTTGCCATTGTTTTTCGATGAATGTGCAAGCCTGTTTGACTACCTGCCTGCGCATACACGGGTCATTACCTTCGATAGCTTAACGCCCCTTGCAGAGCGTTTCTGGAGCGAAGTTAATAGCCGCTACGAAAGCCGCAGGGTTGACCCCGAGCGCCCGCTGCTTGCGCCCAAAGAAATCTTTTTACCGGTAGCCGAGGCCTTTGCCGCCCTCGCAAAACTGCCGCGCACCGACCTTGCAGGTGACACGCTTGCCCTGCCCGCCGAAGTGCTACCCAGCGTGCCGGTAGATGCCAAAGCCGAAACGCCGCTTGCGGCACTAAAAGCTTTTATAGACACACAGCCTGAAAAGATTTTATTTTCAGTTGAATCCGCAGGCCGGCGCGAAGTATTGCTGGAATTGCTGCGCGGCATCAAGGTTACGCCCGAGCATTTCGACAACTGGCACGCATTTGTTGAAAGCGATGCAGCACTGGGCATCTGCATAGCACCGCTGGATCAAGGCCTCTACTTACAGCAACCCCGCTTGGCCATCATTACCGAGAGCGCCCTGTTTGGCGAACGCATACAGCAGCGCCGGCGCCGGAAAACCGCCACCGATAACGACCAAGCCATTAAAAATTTAACCGAGCTGCACATTGGCGCACCGGTTGTGCACATAGACCACGGCGTTGGCCGGTATCGCGGCCTGACCACCATCGAACTGGATGGCCAGGCGCAGGAATTTCTGGAACTGCACTATGCCAACGATGCCAAGCTCTATGTACCCGTAGCAAGCCTGCATTTGATTAGCCGCTACTCCGGCACAGAAGAATCTTTGGCCCCGCTGCATAAACTTGGCAGTGAAAACTGGTCTAAGGCCAAGCGCAAGGCCGCCGAAAAAGTCCGTGATACGGCTGCAGAACTGCTCGACATCTACGCCCGCCGCGCCGCCCGCAAGGGCTTTGCCTTTAAAGACCCGGGCCAGGCTTATGCGGCCTTTAGTGCAAGCTTCCCCTTTGAAGAAACGCCCGATCAGGAACAGGCCATTGCGGCGGTGCGCAAAGACATGCTGGCCACCACACCCATGGATCGCCTGGTGTGTGGCGATGTAGGCTTTGGAAAAACCGAAGTTGCCATGCGCGCGGCGTTCATTGCGGTGCAAAGTGGCAAACAAGTGGCCATGCTGGTGCCCACCACCCTACTGGCGCAACAACACTACGAAAGTTTTAAAGACCGCTTCGCCGACTGGCCTGTAAATATTGAAGTGGTATCACGCTTTAAAAGCGGTAAAGAAATTGAAGCCATTGCCAATAAATTAAAAGACGGCAAGGTGGACATTATTGTTGGCACCCACAAATTGTTGCAACCGGATTTCAACTACCGTGAACTTGGTCTGCTAATCATCGACGAAGAGCACCGCTTTGGCGTGCGGCAAAAAGACGCACTGAAATCCATACGTTCAGAAGTGGATATTCTCACCCTCACAGCCACGCCCATTCCGCGCACCTTGAACATGAGCATGGCCGGCATCAGGGATCTTTCGATTATTGCCACACCGCCCAACAAACGGCTATCCATTAAAACCTTTGTGCGCGTGCGCGACGATGCGCTGGTAAAAGAGGCCATATTGCGTGAACTGCTCCGCGGCGGCCAGGTGTATTTTCTGCACAACGAAGTTAAAACCATTGAAAAAGCCGCGCGCGAATTACAGGCACTGGTGCCCGAGGCACGCATAGGCATTGGCCACGGGCAAATGCGCGAGCGCGATCTTGAAAAGGTGATGAGCGACTTCTACCACAAGCGCTTTAACCTTCTGGTTGCCACCACCATTATTGAAACCGGCATTGATGTGCCAAACGCCAACACCATTATTATTGAGCGCGCCGATAAATTCGGCCTCGCCCAGCTGCACCAATTGCGTGGCCGCGTGGGCCGCTCCCATCATCAGGCCTATGCCTACCTGATGACGCCCAACCCCAAAACACTCACCAGTGATGCCATTAAGCGGCTTGAGGCCATTGCCGAAGCAGACACCCTCGGCGCAGGTTTCACGCTGGCCACGCACGACATGGAAATTCGCGGCACAGGTGAGCTACTGGGCGATGAACAAAGCGGCCAAATTGCTGCGGTAGGGTTTTCCATGTACATGGATATGCTAAATCGCGCGGTGAAAGCCATCCAGGCCGGCAAAGAACCAGATCTGGACGCGCCGCTAGGCTCGGCCATTGAAATTAATCTGCGCATCCCTGCGCTTATTCCCGATGACTACCTACCCGATGTGCACAGCCGGCTGATCATGTACAAGCGCATCGCCAACGCCGCCGACGCCAACGACCTGAAAGAGCTGCAGGTGGAGATGATCGACCGATTTGGCCTGCTGCCAGACCCGCTTAAAAACCTGTTCCGCATTACCCAACTGAAGCTTACCGCCGAAGCCCTGGGAGTAGAAAAACTTGACGCAGGGGCCAGCGCCGGCAGAATCGACTTTAGCAAAGAGCCCAAAGTTGACCCTATGGCGATCATCCAAATGGTGCAGACTCAACCACAGAAATACCAATTAGCAGGGGCCAGCAGCTTGAAATTCATGCATGATATGGAACACCCCGAAGCCCGATTGGGCGCGGTTGAGCAGCTTTTGGAAAGCCTGGCACAGGCACACTGA
- a CDS encoding TIGR00730 family Rossman fold protein, giving the protein MFDAKMPEAWRVLRIQSELVDGIEQLIKVRGAVTVFGSARTRQSHPHYADAELLGKLLAEAGIPVITGGGPGVMEAANKGAQEAGGESIGLNITLPMEQAPNPFQTISLTFRYFFVRKFMFVKHAVGFVIMPGGFGTLDELYEALTLVQTGKVSPFPIVLVNRNYWQGLLDWMQSTMAGQGYISAADLQLIQLVDTAQEAADIIKAHAASAMGVQQAPVV; this is encoded by the coding sequence ATGTTTGATGCAAAAATGCCCGAGGCCTGGCGGGTGCTACGGATTCAGTCTGAGCTGGTTGATGGTATAGAGCAGCTTATTAAAGTGCGTGGCGCAGTGACAGTGTTCGGCAGCGCGCGCACCCGGCAATCTCACCCGCATTACGCCGATGCAGAGCTGTTGGGTAAGCTCTTGGCGGAGGCTGGTATTCCTGTGATTACCGGTGGTGGCCCGGGAGTTATGGAGGCGGCTAACAAGGGTGCCCAAGAGGCGGGCGGGGAGTCTATCGGGTTGAATATCACCTTGCCCATGGAGCAGGCGCCCAATCCTTTTCAGACTATCAGCCTGACATTTCGTTATTTCTTTGTACGCAAGTTCATGTTTGTGAAGCATGCCGTTGGCTTTGTGATTATGCCCGGCGGTTTCGGCACGCTCGATGAGCTGTATGAGGCGTTAACGCTGGTGCAGACTGGTAAGGTGTCGCCGTTTCCCATTGTGTTGGTTAACCGCAACTACTGGCAGGGGCTGCTGGATTGGATGCAGTCGACCATGGCGGGGCAGGGGTATATCAGTGCAGCTGATTTACAGCTGATTCAATTAGTGGATACCGCTCAAGAGGCGGCTGACATTATCAAGGCCCACGCGGCCTCTGCAATGGGCGTGCAACAAGCGCCCGTTGTATAG
- a CDS encoding glyceraldehyde-3-phosphate dehydrogenase: MNRPKPVDFFKDWKEREALAEAMIPMVGKLNREQNVGIYIYGRSLVNSSVIDIMKIHRFVRQVESNELSEFETFPVLKAVCELDLGRAHIDIGQITVKYMKDSRGLSVQDFVREELRDAIGAEFKPLPQSQDVVLYGFGRIGRLVARLLIEKAGSGDVLRLRAIVVRKSSLENDLEKRACLLRRDSVHGQFKGTIRVDEETQSLVCNGNVVKMIYADNPAEVDYTAYGINNALVVDNTGVWRDEAGLSQHLKAKGVAKVMLTAPGKGDIKNIVYGINNDAISAEDKIISAASCTTNAIVPVLKAVMDKYGVNHGHVETVHSYTNDQNLIDNFHKGERRGRSAPLNMVLTETGAAKAVAKALPELAGKLTGNAIRVPTPNVSMAILNLVLDKDVTKDELNQYMRDVALHSPLQQQIDYTNSSEVVSCDFVGSRHACVYDSVATIADGNNVVIYCWYDNEFGYSCQVVRCLEDMAGVRYDIYPKLN; the protein is encoded by the coding sequence GTGAATCGTCCAAAGCCCGTCGACTTCTTTAAAGACTGGAAAGAGCGTGAGGCGCTCGCCGAAGCCATGATCCCCATGGTTGGCAAGCTCAACCGCGAGCAAAACGTAGGTATTTATATCTATGGCCGTTCGCTGGTTAACAGCTCTGTGATCGACATTATGAAAATCCACCGCTTCGTGCGTCAGGTGGAATCCAACGAATTATCCGAATTTGAAACCTTCCCCGTATTGAAGGCCGTGTGTGAGCTGGACCTTGGTCGCGCGCATATCGATATCGGCCAGATTACTGTGAAGTACATGAAAGATTCACGGGGCCTGTCGGTACAGGATTTCGTGCGTGAAGAGCTGCGCGATGCCATTGGCGCCGAGTTCAAGCCGCTGCCCCAGTCGCAGGATGTTGTGCTCTACGGTTTTGGCCGGATTGGCCGATTGGTGGCCCGCCTGCTCATCGAAAAGGCCGGCAGTGGAGATGTATTGCGTTTGCGTGCAATTGTGGTGCGTAAAAGCAGCCTGGAAAACGACCTTGAAAAACGTGCCTGTTTGTTGCGTCGCGATTCGGTACATGGCCAGTTTAAAGGCACCATTCGCGTAGATGAAGAAACCCAGAGCCTGGTGTGTAACGGCAATGTGGTGAAGATGATTTACGCCGATAATCCGGCAGAGGTGGACTACACCGCATACGGTATTAACAACGCCCTGGTGGTAGATAACACCGGTGTGTGGCGTGATGAGGCAGGTTTGAGCCAGCACCTTAAGGCCAAGGGTGTGGCAAAGGTGATGTTGACGGCGCCTGGCAAGGGCGACATTAAAAACATTGTGTACGGTATCAACAACGATGCCATCAGCGCCGAAGACAAGATCATTTCGGCAGCCTCCTGTACCACTAACGCCATTGTGCCTGTGCTCAAGGCGGTAATGGATAAGTACGGGGTGAACCACGGCCACGTTGAAACCGTGCACTCTTACACCAATGACCAAAACCTCATCGATAACTTCCACAAGGGTGAGCGCCGGGGCCGCAGTGCGCCGTTGAACATGGTGTTAACCGAAACTGGTGCGGCAAAGGCTGTGGCCAAGGCGCTGCCGGAGCTTGCGGGTAAGCTGACCGGTAACGCCATCCGGGTGCCCACGCCGAACGTGTCTATGGCTATCTTGAACCTGGTATTGGACAAAGACGTAACCAAAGACGAGCTCAACCAGTACATGCGCGATGTGGCGCTGCATTCGCCGCTTCAGCAGCAAATCGACTACACCAACTCCTCTGAGGTGGTGTCCTGTGATTTTGTGGGCTCTCGCCATGCTTGTGTGTATGACAGTGTGGCCACCATTGCCGATGGCAATAACGTGGTGATCTATTGCTGGTACGACAATGAATTCGGCTATAGCTGCCAGGTGGTTCGCTGCCTGGAAGACATGGCGGGTGTGCGCTACGACATCTACCCCAAATTGAACTAG
- a CDS encoding mechanosensitive ion channel family protein, with amino-acid sequence MEQLKQSIAALGIESWMLEVFILVTATLIVAFIVRRALRRLVVHAGATKSLWDDALFLSAQRPIEWAFWLVGISWAAEVVAPATDTDILNFVEPLRTAGIIALLTWFIVGFIARAEQNLMSPEFMDAPIDETTVMALGKLLRLSVIITAVLVALQTFGYSISGVLAFGGIGGIAVGFAAKDLLANFFGGLMIYLDRPFAVGDWVRSPDKSIEGTVEHIGWRLTRIRTFDKRPLYVPNSIFTQIAVENPSRMLNRRIYETIGIRYDDAAHMDKIVEDVKAMLQAHPAIDTDQTLIVNFNAFASSSLDFFVYAFTKTTNWVEFHEIKQDVLLKILAIVEGHGAECAFPTSTLHVAEPIRLAADAKAEQPTRD; translated from the coding sequence ATGGAACAACTAAAGCAGTCAATCGCGGCACTGGGTATAGAATCCTGGATGCTGGAAGTGTTTATTCTGGTTACGGCAACGCTCATTGTTGCATTCATTGTGCGCCGTGCGCTCAGGCGCTTGGTAGTGCACGCCGGTGCCACTAAAAGTTTGTGGGACGATGCATTGTTTTTGTCGGCGCAGCGCCCCATTGAGTGGGCGTTTTGGCTGGTGGGTATTAGCTGGGCGGCGGAAGTGGTGGCGCCGGCAACCGATACCGACATTCTGAATTTTGTAGAACCGCTGCGCACAGCCGGCATTATCGCGCTGCTGACCTGGTTTATTGTGGGGTTCATTGCGCGCGCGGAACAAAACCTCATGAGCCCCGAGTTCATGGATGCCCCCATCGATGAAACCACCGTCATGGCGCTGGGTAAGCTGTTGCGGCTTTCGGTAATTATTACCGCAGTTTTGGTGGCGCTGCAGACCTTCGGTTACAGTATTTCCGGTGTGCTGGCCTTTGGCGGCATCGGTGGTATAGCGGTGGGCTTTGCGGCCAAAGATTTGCTGGCGAATTTCTTTGGCGGCCTGATGATCTATTTGGATCGCCCCTTTGCGGTGGGTGATTGGGTGCGCTCGCCCGATAAATCCATAGAGGGCACCGTTGAGCACATCGGCTGGCGCCTGACGCGTATTCGCACCTTCGATAAGCGCCCCTTGTACGTGCCCAACTCTATCTTTACCCAAATTGCCGTGGAAAACCCTTCGCGCATGCTGAACCGCCGCATTTACGAAACCATTGGTATTCGCTACGACGACGCGGCGCACATGGATAAAATAGTGGAGGATGTAAAGGCCATGTTGCAGGCACACCCGGCAATTGATACCGATCAAACCTTGATTGTGAACTTCAATGCTTTTGCGTCTTCCTCGCTCGACTTTTTCGTGTACGCCTTTACCAAAACCACTAACTGGGTAGAGTTTCACGAGATCAAACAAGATGTATTGCTGAAAATTCTGGCAATTGTTGAAGGCCATGGCGCCGAGTGTGCCTTTCCTACTTCCACATTGCATGTGGCCGAGCCCATTCGCCTGGCGGCTGATGCAAAAGCCGAACAACCGACTAGGGATTGA
- a CDS encoding cold-shock protein — protein sequence MADREVGIVKWFNNARGYGFISFGEKQEDVFVHYRNIRGEGYRSLAEGQNVEFQLLTGEKGLQAEDVVCV from the coding sequence ATGGCTGATCGTGAAGTCGGTATTGTTAAGTGGTTTAACAATGCCAGGGGCTATGGATTCATTTCTTTTGGTGAAAAGCAGGAAGATGTGTTTGTTCACTACCGCAATATTCGGGGCGAGGGCTATCGCTCGCTGGCCGAGGGCCAGAATGTCGAATTTCAATTGCTAACAGGCGAAAAGGGCTTACAAGCCGAAGACGTAGTCTGTGTGTAA
- the nagZ gene encoding beta-N-acetylhexosaminidase, with the protein MSAGVVMVDVAGTALSAEDAELLRHPQVGGLILFSRNFENLTQLQALVQAVRECSPDILIAVDHEGGRVQRFRTEFSAIPAMQSFLPDFRKNPQATLSAVRDVGWLMASELLATGIDISFAPVLDVDDHHCKVIADRAFSPEPLEVVQLAGAFMRGMHEAGMATTGKHFPGHGSVTGDSHLVQPVDERSFDEIAAHDLVPFKQLLPQLDAVMPAHIVFPQVDARPVGFSAHWLGRCLRQDMGFEGMIFSDDLSMAGAHSAGDYAARADAALGAGCDMVLVCNDRAGSWQVVKHLEACATAPSVRIASMRMRRRVHWDDLRQMSRWQHLVSGLPGIDAPAVAVGEPQQ; encoded by the coding sequence ATGTCAGCGGGTGTGGTAATGGTGGATGTGGCAGGCACGGCGTTGTCTGCTGAGGATGCAGAACTGTTGCGGCATCCGCAGGTGGGCGGCTTGATTCTGTTCAGCCGAAATTTCGAAAACCTCACTCAGTTACAGGCGCTTGTGCAGGCAGTGCGCGAGTGCAGCCCGGATATTCTTATCGCGGTAGATCACGAAGGCGGGCGCGTACAGCGGTTTCGCACAGAGTTCTCAGCCATTCCCGCAATGCAAAGTTTTTTACCGGATTTTCGCAAAAACCCGCAAGCGACTTTAAGCGCAGTGCGAGATGTGGGCTGGTTGATGGCCAGTGAGCTGTTGGCTACGGGTATTGATATCAGTTTCGCGCCGGTTTTGGATGTGGATGATCACCACTGCAAGGTGATTGCTGATCGCGCGTTTTCGCCTGAGCCTTTAGAAGTGGTGCAGCTTGCCGGTGCCTTCATGCGTGGTATGCATGAGGCGGGTATGGCCACCACGGGTAAGCATTTTCCCGGTCATGGTTCTGTAACCGGCGATAGCCACCTGGTGCAGCCCGTTGATGAGCGCAGTTTTGATGAGATTGCCGCCCACGATCTGGTGCCCTTCAAGCAGTTGTTGCCGCAGTTGGATGCGGTGATGCCCGCACACATTGTCTTCCCCCAAGTTGATGCCCGCCCTGTTGGTTTTTCAGCACATTGGCTGGGCCGTTGCCTGCGTCAGGATATGGGGTTTGAGGGTATGATTTTTAGCGATGATTTAAGTATGGCCGGTGCCCACAGTGCCGGTGATTATGCCGCGCGTGCTGATGCAGCCCTTGGCGCTGGGTGCGATATGGTGTTGGTGTGTAATGATCGCGCGGGTAGCTGGCAGGTGGTTAAGCACCTTGAGGCCTGTGCTACCGCACCCTCTGTACGGATAGCATCTATGCGCATGCGCCGCAGGGTGCACTGGGATGACTTGCGCCAGATGTCGCGCTGGCAGCACCTGGTGAGTGGCTTGCCTGGCATTGATGCGCCCGCAGTCGCTGTGGGTGAACCGCAGCAATAA
- a CDS encoding TetR/AcrR family transcriptional regulator, with protein sequence MSQPDTVARILDAAEALFAERGFAETSLRTITSTAGVNLAAVNYHFGSKKELIQAVFARFLTPFCQELDRSLVKLVERKGSEMLTPVDLLDCLFSTICDGSEEGSLAAQRFMRLLGLAYAQSQGHIRRFIIARYGEHYQRFTGLLQKAAPEIDPVTFYWRLYFMLGATIFTLSSFDSISAILKEDFGQDSTLVGTTQMMVPALSGMFAVK encoded by the coding sequence ATGTCCCAGCCTGATACCGTAGCCCGCATTCTGGATGCCGCAGAAGCCTTATTTGCCGAGCGTGGCTTTGCCGAAACCTCCTTGCGCACCATTACCAGCACGGCAGGGGTCAATCTGGCGGCGGTAAATTATCACTTTGGCTCCAAAAAGGAGCTGATTCAGGCGGTGTTTGCACGTTTTTTAACGCCATTCTGCCAAGAGCTGGATCGTTCGCTGGTGAAGCTCGTGGAGCGCAAGGGCAGTGAAATGCTTACCCCGGTAGACTTGCTCGATTGCCTGTTTTCCACCATATGCGATGGTTCCGAGGAGGGCAGCTTGGCGGCCCAGCGGTTTATGCGCCTGTTGGGGCTGGCCTACGCGCAGTCGCAGGGCCATATTCGGCGGTTTATCATTGCCCGCTACGGTGAACACTACCAGCGCTTTACCGGCCTGTTGCAAAAAGCGGCACCCGAGATAGATCCGGTCACCTTTTACTGGCGCCTGTATTTCATGCTAGGGGCCACCATCTTTACACTTTCAAGTTTCGATTCAATCAGCGCCATTCTCAAAGAGGATTTCGGTCAAGACAGCACGCTGGTAGGCACAACCCAAATGATGGTGCCCGCACTTTCAGGGATGTTTGCTGTCAAGTAG
- a CDS encoding S-methyl-5'-thioinosine phosphorylase gives MLAVIGGSGWESMPGLTVQGHSVLATPYGDLAEPIVRAELNGVPLLFLSRHGANHQLAPHQINYRANIWALKNAGATAVLAINAVGGITEDFAPGTLALPDQLIDYTWGREHTFWAGDMLHVDFAEPFAGLLRERVLAAAASAKVRLHAGGTYGVTQGPRLETAAEIARLARDGCNLVGMTAMPEAALAREQALAYASVCIVVNWAAGVSQDKITVEFIYQVLEDSRAPLEALLALLPAQFAV, from the coding sequence ATGTTGGCAGTTATCGGGGGCAGTGGTTGGGAATCTATGCCCGGCTTAACAGTGCAAGGCCACAGCGTACTGGCAACGCCTTACGGTGATTTGGCCGAGCCCATTGTGCGAGCCGAGCTTAATGGTGTGCCGCTGCTGTTTTTATCTCGCCATGGTGCAAATCATCAGTTGGCACCCCATCAAATCAACTACCGGGCAAACATTTGGGCGCTAAAAAATGCCGGCGCCACTGCGGTGCTGGCAATTAATGCCGTGGGGGGCATTACCGAGGATTTTGCGCCGGGTACCCTTGCGCTACCCGACCAGTTGATAGATTACACATGGGGTCGTGAGCATACCTTTTGGGCCGGCGACATGCTGCATGTGGATTTTGCCGAGCCCTTCGCCGGCTTGCTTCGCGAGCGCGTGCTGGCAGCTGCGGCCAGTGCCAAAGTAAGGTTGCACGCCGGTGGCACCTATGGCGTGACCCAGGGCCCGCGTCTGGAAACCGCCGCTGAAATTGCGCGCTTGGCCCGCGACGGCTGCAACCTTGTGGGCATGACGGCAATGCCGGAGGCAGCCCTTGCCCGCGAGCAAGCCTTAGCCTACGCCAGTGTGTGCATTGTGGTGAATTGGGCGGCGGGGGTAAGCCAAGACAAAATCACCGTGGAGTTTATTTACCAAGTGCTGGAAGACAGTCGCGCACCGCTTGAGGCCCTGCTGGCCTTGCTGCCGGCGCAGTTTGCTGTTTAG
- a CDS encoding CsiV family protein produces MYAIQRTLGRTFTRALATLALTLSPQAFAQSGEEPRWYQVEIAIFTQPANAQIAANAETFRKDVSLSYGNNTQYLRTLDEAIASLQAQQQQDALLIEQTSEPLETETDDSTQATEQEKAQLLATAPFIKLPQSLRGLNDTIAALARRNRQEVLFHEAWRQPVVAPEAAPAIVVSGGETFGEDQTLGGTIALGVARYLHLNTNLWFAEFAENYGQGDLGWPNLPPAPARHPEDIQDESINLNAGQLNGRDDLWAQYEVIDTTYQSMLTKPYVVTNLATLTQDRRMRSGEVHYIDHPKIGIMVYVTPYELPEQDALPEPGAQIAPDETATLQDTP; encoded by the coding sequence ATGTACGCCATTCAAAGAACCTTAGGCCGCACATTTACCCGCGCCCTGGCCACGCTGGCATTGACCCTTAGCCCGCAGGCGTTCGCACAAAGTGGAGAAGAGCCGCGCTGGTACCAGGTAGAAATCGCGATTTTTACCCAGCCGGCCAACGCCCAAATAGCCGCCAATGCAGAAACCTTCCGCAAGGATGTCTCTTTATCTTACGGCAATAACACCCAGTACCTGCGTACACTGGATGAAGCCATAGCCTCACTCCAGGCCCAACAGCAACAAGACGCGCTCTTGATCGAGCAAACATCAGAGCCCTTAGAGACAGAGACCGATGATTCCACCCAGGCTACCGAACAAGAAAAAGCGCAGCTGTTAGCCACCGCACCCTTTATTAAATTGCCGCAATCTCTGCGCGGGCTGAACGACACCATTGCCGCACTTGCCAGACGCAACCGTCAGGAAGTTCTTTTTCACGAGGCCTGGCGCCAACCAGTGGTAGCACCGGAAGCGGCGCCCGCCATTGTTGTGAGCGGCGGTGAAACTTTCGGAGAAGATCAAACCCTTGGCGGCACCATTGCCTTGGGGGTTGCCCGCTATCTACATTTAAACACCAACTTATGGTTTGCAGAATTTGCAGAAAACTACGGACAAGGGGATCTGGGCTGGCCCAACCTGCCGCCGGCACCCGCGCGGCACCCGGAAGATATTCAAGACGAGAGCATTAACTTAAATGCCGGCCAACTCAATGGGCGCGATGATCTGTGGGCCCAGTATGAGGTGATCGACACCACCTACCAAAGCATGCTCACCAAACCTTACGTAGTCACAAACCTTGCCACACTCACCCAAGACAGACGCATGCGCAGCGGTGAGGTGCACTACATCGACCACCCTAAAATTGGCATTATGGTTTATGTAACACCTTATGAACTGCCTGAGCAAGATGCGTTGCCTGAGCCCGGCGCTCAAATTGCGCCTGATGAAACCGCAACATTACAAGACACACCCTAG